A genomic segment from Frateuria edaphi encodes:
- the pilW gene encoding type IV pilus biogenesis/stability protein PilW, with protein MRLERWMGAALALVLAGCVTTTTEEGSLGKVPHSSQSQEAQDAARVHTELGQQYMANGDLKTALDKLNKALQFDEDYAPAHTVIAVLDERINRPEQAEQHYRRAVQLEPDKGMPNNNLGTFLCRVGKGAEALRYFDTALKDPFYQTPDIALTNKGICQLRMNDVAGAEGTLRKALDANPQNGDALLHLAKALYLNNDAFRARAFIQRFDALGQPSADALKLGHDIETRLGNTDAAQNYRRRLQSQFPDSDQARALDAPASP; from the coding sequence ATGCGTCTTGAACGCTGGATGGGGGCAGCGCTGGCGCTGGTGCTCGCGGGGTGCGTCACCACGACCACCGAGGAAGGCAGTCTCGGCAAGGTGCCGCATTCGAGCCAGAGCCAGGAGGCACAGGATGCCGCGCGCGTCCATACCGAGCTCGGCCAGCAGTACATGGCCAACGGCGACCTCAAGACGGCGCTGGACAAGCTCAACAAGGCGCTGCAGTTCGACGAGGACTATGCGCCGGCGCACACCGTCATTGCCGTCCTCGACGAGCGCATCAATCGCCCGGAGCAGGCTGAGCAGCATTACCGCCGCGCGGTCCAGCTGGAGCCGGACAAGGGCATGCCGAACAACAACCTCGGCACGTTCCTCTGCCGCGTCGGCAAGGGCGCCGAGGCGCTCAGGTACTTCGATACCGCGCTGAAAGACCCGTTCTACCAGACCCCGGACATCGCGCTGACCAACAAGGGCATCTGCCAGCTGCGCATGAACGACGTGGCTGGTGCCGAAGGTACTTTGCGCAAGGCGCTGGATGCCAACCCGCAGAACGGCGATGCCCTGTTGCATTTGGCCAAAGCCCTGTACCTGAACAACGACGCGTTCCGCGCGCGTGCGTTCATCCAGCGCTTCGACGCGCTGGGACAGCCTAGCGCCGACGCCCTCAAGCTCGGCCACGACATCGAAACCCGCCTGGGTAACACGGACGCTGCCCAAAACTACCGCAGGCGACTGCAGAGCCAGTTCCCGGATTCGGATCAGGCCCGCGCCCTCGACGCACCCGCTAGCCCATGA
- the rlmN gene encoding 23S rRNA (adenine(2503)-C(2))-methyltransferase RlmN codes for MNQVVAIPSIDPKATSDKVNLLDFDRQGLRDFLAQLGEKPYRAEQVMKWIYHRLEDDFGRMTDVGKALRAKLEATCYVGPPKTLFDKAAADGTHKWLLGMDGGNAIEAVYIPEPTRGTLCVSSQVGCGLNCQFCSTATQGFNRNLAASEVIGQMWVAAKHLGNVTHQNRRITNVVMMGMGEPLLNFDNVVTAMSLMRDDLGFGLASKRVTLSTAGLVPMIDKLSETIDVSLAVSLHAANDELRTELVPLNKRYPIAELLGACLRWIERRPRTSITFEYTLMKGVNDQPEHAKQLIKLMRKLPTGSAKVNLIPFNPFPGTRFERSDAEVIRAFQTQLLNANVLTMLRRTRGDDIDAACGQLKGQVLDRTRRQAEFRKRLDQGQGVVHAS; via the coding sequence GTGAACCAGGTTGTAGCCATCCCTTCCATCGACCCGAAAGCCACAAGCGACAAGGTCAACCTGCTCGATTTCGATCGCCAGGGGCTGCGTGATTTCTTGGCGCAGCTCGGCGAGAAGCCTTATCGCGCCGAGCAGGTGATGAAGTGGATCTACCACCGCCTGGAAGACGACTTCGGCAGGATGACCGACGTGGGCAAGGCGCTGCGCGCCAAGCTCGAGGCCACGTGCTACGTCGGTCCCCCGAAGACGCTGTTCGACAAGGCTGCAGCCGACGGCACGCACAAGTGGCTGCTTGGCATGGATGGCGGCAACGCCATCGAGGCGGTCTACATTCCCGAGCCGACCCGCGGCACGCTGTGCGTGTCCTCGCAGGTCGGCTGCGGCTTGAATTGCCAGTTCTGCTCGACCGCGACGCAGGGCTTCAACCGCAACCTGGCTGCATCCGAAGTCATCGGGCAGATGTGGGTGGCGGCCAAGCACCTGGGCAACGTCACGCACCAGAACCGTCGCATCACCAACGTGGTGATGATGGGCATGGGCGAGCCGCTGCTGAACTTCGACAACGTGGTCACCGCGATGAGCCTGATGCGCGATGACCTGGGCTTCGGCCTGGCGTCCAAGCGCGTGACGCTCTCGACCGCCGGCCTGGTGCCGATGATCGACAAGCTGTCCGAAACGATCGACGTCTCGCTGGCGGTGTCGCTGCACGCGGCCAACGACGAGCTGCGCACGGAACTGGTGCCGCTCAACAAGCGCTACCCGATCGCCGAACTGCTGGGCGCCTGCCTGCGTTGGATCGAGCGCCGTCCGCGCACTTCGATCACCTTCGAATACACACTGATGAAGGGTGTGAACGACCAGCCCGAGCATGCGAAGCAGCTGATCAAGCTGATGCGCAAGCTGCCCACCGGCAGCGCGAAGGTGAACCTGATCCCGTTCAACCCCTTCCCGGGCACGCGCTTCGAGCGCTCGGACGCCGAGGTCATCCGCGCGTTCCAGACGCAGCTGCTCAACGCGAACGTCCTTACCATGCTGCGCCGCACGCGCGGCGACGACATCGATGCCGCCTGTGGCCAGTTGAAGGGCCAGGTGCTGGACCGCACGCGCCGGCAGGCCGAGTTCCGCAAACGCCTTGATCAGGGACAAGGAGTCGTGCATGCGTCTTGA
- the ndk gene encoding nucleoside-diphosphate kinase, protein MALERTLSIIKPDAVAKNVIGQIYSRFEQAGLKVIAAKMKQLSRKEAEGFYAVHKERPFFNALVEFMISGPVMIQVLQGENAVLKHRDLMGATNPKDAAPGTIRADFADSIDANAVHGSDAAETAKVEIAYFFAETEVSPR, encoded by the coding sequence ATGGCGCTGGAGCGCACCCTTTCCATCATCAAGCCCGACGCCGTCGCCAAGAACGTGATCGGCCAGATCTACTCCCGTTTCGAGCAGGCCGGCCTGAAGGTCATCGCCGCGAAGATGAAGCAGCTGTCCCGCAAGGAAGCCGAGGGCTTCTATGCAGTGCACAAGGAGCGCCCGTTCTTCAACGCGCTGGTGGAGTTCATGATCTCCGGTCCGGTGATGATCCAGGTGCTGCAGGGCGAGAACGCCGTGCTGAAGCATCGCGATCTGATGGGCGCCACCAACCCGAAGGACGCTGCGCCGGGCACGATCCGCGCCGACTTCGCCGATTCGATCGACGCCAACGCGGTGCACGGCTCCGATGCCGCCGAGACCGCCAAGGTCGAAATTGCCTACTTCTTTGCGGAGACGGAAGTCTCCCCGCGGTGA
- a CDS encoding TetR/AcrR family transcriptional regulator, which yields MNSSASTKERILCAAEVLFAQRGFDGASLRQLTAAAGVNLAAVNYHFGSKDKLVEEVFRRRLDTLNAHRLGALSKVAGQPGTTLEAVLDAFIRPALALSGDGSGSLFMRVLARAFAEHDDHLRQFMSENYGHVMRQFTAEFARLLPGLSREELYWRIDLVTGALTHAMSGFGMIQRKGGVSEAAHREQTIAHLIRFASAGLSHP from the coding sequence GTGAACAGTTCCGCCTCGACCAAGGAACGCATCCTCTGTGCCGCCGAGGTGCTGTTCGCCCAGCGCGGCTTCGATGGCGCGTCGTTGCGACAGTTGACGGCCGCCGCCGGAGTCAACCTGGCCGCAGTGAACTACCACTTCGGATCCAAAGACAAGCTCGTCGAGGAGGTGTTCCGCCGCCGCCTCGATACGCTGAACGCACACCGACTGGGAGCCCTCTCGAAGGTCGCCGGCCAGCCCGGCACGACGCTCGAGGCCGTGCTCGACGCCTTCATCCGCCCTGCCCTGGCGCTCTCCGGCGACGGCAGCGGCTCGCTGTTCATGCGCGTGCTGGCACGCGCATTCGCGGAGCACGACGACCATTTGCGCCAGTTCATGTCCGAGAACTACGGCCATGTCATGCGCCAGTTCACCGCCGAGTTCGCCCGACTGCTGCCCGGGCTCAGCCGCGAGGAACTTTACTGGCGCATCGACCTGGTGACCGGTGCGCTGACCCATGCCATGTCCGGCTTCGGCATGATCCAGCGCAAGGGCGGCGTCAGCGAGGCCGCCCACCGCGAGCAGACGATCGCGCACCTAATCCGCTTCGCCAGCGCCGGCCTCAGCCACCCCTGA
- a CDS encoding 3-hydroxyacyl-CoA dehydrogenase/enoyl-CoA hydratase family protein produces MPATLRIRKAAVLGAGVMGAQIAAHLTNAGVETVLFDLPAKEGPKSGIAIKAIANLAKLSPAPLADKNLAAAIIPANYDEDLDHLKEVDLVIEAIAERMDWKLDLYRKIATHLSKTAVIASNTSGLSINTLAEALPEEMRHRFCGVHFFNPPRYMHLVELIPTRLTDASVIEGLEAFLATTVGKGVVIAKDTPNFIGNRIGVFSMLATMHHTEQFKLGFDTVDALTGPAIGRPKSATYRTADVVGLDTMAHVIKTMGDTLADDPWHRYFKTPAVLQGLIDAGALGQKTGAGFYKKVGKDILVLDPARRDYVPSEQKASDEVAAILAIKDPAEKFTKLRASSDPQAQFLWAIFRDLFHYTAYHLADIADTARDVDFAIRWGYGWKLGPFETWQAAGWQQVANWIAEDIKAGKAMSDAPLPAWVTDGRNGVHGKAGSYSAASNTDKPRSTHAVYARQLFPDAILGEKFDQGTTVWENEGVRLWTLGDDGVGILSFKTKMNTVNDHVLDGIQHAIGVAEEKLKAVVIWQTGEPFSAGADLKGALGLLKDGKFDAFESMVENFQRTNMRIKHSLVPVVAAVRGLCLGGGCEFQMHSARTVAALESYIGLVEAGVGLLPAGGGLKELAVRAANANPADPFESLKKVFETVAMAKVSASAFEAEQLGLLRESDVVVFNAYELLYVAREVASALAESGWRPPLPARAIPVAGDTGTATFKASLVNLQAGYFASEHDVAIASRIADTLCGGGIERGSLVDEAWLLKLERKHFVELAKTEKTQARIAHTMTTGKPLRN; encoded by the coding sequence ATGCCCGCAACACTCCGCATCCGCAAGGCCGCCGTGCTGGGCGCCGGCGTCATGGGCGCGCAGATCGCCGCGCACCTGACCAACGCCGGTGTCGAAACCGTGCTGTTCGACCTTCCCGCCAAGGAAGGTCCCAAGAGCGGCATCGCGATCAAGGCGATCGCCAACCTCGCCAAGCTCTCGCCTGCTCCACTGGCGGACAAGAATCTCGCCGCCGCGATCATCCCGGCCAACTACGACGAGGACCTCGATCATCTTAAGGAGGTCGACCTGGTCATCGAGGCGATCGCCGAGCGGATGGACTGGAAGCTCGATCTCTACAGGAAGATCGCCACGCACCTGTCGAAAACCGCGGTCATCGCGTCCAACACCTCCGGCCTGTCGATCAACACGCTGGCCGAAGCGCTCCCCGAAGAAATGCGCCACCGCTTCTGCGGCGTGCACTTCTTCAATCCCCCGCGTTACATGCACCTGGTCGAGCTGATCCCCACGCGCCTCACCGATGCCAGCGTGATCGAAGGCCTGGAAGCCTTCCTCGCCACCACGGTCGGCAAGGGCGTGGTGATCGCCAAGGACACCCCGAACTTCATCGGCAACCGCATCGGTGTGTTCTCGATGCTCGCGACCATGCACCACACGGAGCAGTTCAAGCTCGGCTTCGACACGGTCGACGCGCTGACCGGGCCTGCGATCGGCCGCCCCAAGAGCGCCACCTACCGCACCGCGGACGTGGTCGGCCTGGACACCATGGCGCACGTGATCAAGACCATGGGCGACACCTTGGCCGATGATCCGTGGCACAGGTATTTCAAGACACCGGCGGTGCTGCAGGGCCTGATCGACGCCGGCGCACTCGGCCAGAAGACCGGCGCCGGCTTCTACAAGAAGGTCGGCAAGGACATCCTTGTCCTGGACCCGGCCAGGCGCGACTACGTGCCTTCCGAACAGAAGGCGTCCGATGAAGTCGCCGCCATCCTCGCGATCAAGGACCCGGCCGAAAAGTTCACGAAACTGCGCGCGTCCAGCGATCCGCAGGCGCAGTTCCTGTGGGCGATCTTCCGCGACCTGTTCCACTACACCGCCTACCACCTGGCCGACATCGCCGACACCGCGCGCGACGTCGACTTCGCCATCCGCTGGGGCTACGGCTGGAAGCTCGGTCCCTTCGAAACCTGGCAGGCCGCCGGCTGGCAGCAAGTGGCGAACTGGATCGCCGAGGACATCAAGGCCGGCAAGGCGATGAGCGATGCGCCGCTGCCCGCCTGGGTCACCGACGGCCGCAACGGCGTGCACGGCAAGGCGGGCTCCTACTCGGCCGCGTCGAACACCGACAAGCCGCGCTCCACCCACGCCGTCTACGCGCGCCAGCTCTTCCCTGACGCGATCCTCGGCGAGAAGTTCGACCAGGGCACCACCGTGTGGGAGAACGAGGGCGTCCGCCTGTGGACGCTGGGCGACGACGGCGTCGGCATCCTCTCGTTCAAGACCAAGATGAACACGGTCAACGACCACGTGCTCGACGGCATCCAGCACGCCATCGGGGTGGCGGAGGAGAAGCTCAAGGCGGTGGTGATCTGGCAGACCGGCGAACCGTTCTCCGCCGGCGCGGACCTGAAGGGTGCGCTCGGCCTGCTGAAGGACGGCAAGTTCGACGCCTTCGAGTCGATGGTGGAAAACTTCCAGCGCACGAACATGCGCATCAAGCACTCGCTGGTGCCGGTCGTCGCCGCCGTGCGCGGCCTGTGCCTGGGTGGCGGCTGCGAATTCCAGATGCATTCGGCGCGCACCGTGGCCGCGCTGGAAAGCTACATCGGTCTCGTCGAAGCAGGCGTCGGCCTGTTGCCGGCCGGTGGCGGCCTGAAGGAGCTGGCGGTGCGTGCGGCGAACGCGAACCCGGCCGATCCGTTCGAATCGCTCAAGAAGGTGTTCGAGACGGTGGCCATGGCCAAGGTTTCCGCCAGCGCGTTCGAAGCGGAGCAGCTGGGCCTGCTGCGCGAGTCCGACGTCGTGGTGTTCAACGCCTACGAGTTGCTCTACGTGGCCAGGGAGGTCGCCTCGGCGCTTGCCGAGAGCGGCTGGCGCCCGCCCCTGCCCGCCCGCGCGATCCCGGTCGCCGGCGACACCGGCACGGCGACCTTCAAGGCGTCGCTGGTCAACCTGCAGGCCGGCTACTTCGCCTCCGAGCACGACGTGGCGATCGCCAGCCGCATCGCGGACACGCTGTGCGGCGGTGGCATCGAGCGCGGCTCGCTGGTCGATGAGGCCTGGCTGCTCAAGCTCGAGCGCAAGCACTTCGTGGAACTGGCCAAGACCGAGAAGACCCAGGCCCGCATCGCGCACACCATGACCACCGGCAAGCCGCTGCGCAACTGA
- a CDS encoding acetyl-CoA C-acyltransferase produces the protein MTKQIQDAYIVAATRTPVGKAPRGVFRNTRPDDMLAHVIRAVMAQAPGIDPHRIGDAVIGCAMPEAEQGMNVARIGVLLAGLPHTVPGVTINRFCSSGLQAVAYAADAIRLGEADLMLAGGTESMSMVPMMGHKVAMNPAIFDNEHIGIAYGMGITAENVAKQWKVSREEQDAFAARSHERALAAQAAGEFKDEITPFQLDDHYPDLANDTIVTDSRVISQDEGPRPGSTPDVLAKLKPVFRNGQFGGSVTAGNSSQMSDGAGAVLIASEKAIKEYNLQPLARFVGFAVAGVPPEVMGIGPKEAIPLALKRTGISREQLDWIELNEAFAAQALAVMKDLELDPAKVNPLGGAIALGHPLGATGAVRVATLVHGLRRHKQKYGMVTMCIGTGMGAAGIFEAL, from the coding sequence ATGACCAAGCAAATCCAGGACGCCTACATCGTCGCCGCCACGCGCACGCCGGTCGGCAAGGCGCCGCGCGGCGTCTTCAGGAACACCCGCCCGGACGACATGCTCGCCCACGTGATCCGCGCCGTGATGGCGCAGGCGCCGGGCATCGACCCGCACCGCATCGGCGACGCCGTGATCGGCTGCGCCATGCCCGAGGCCGAGCAAGGCATGAACGTGGCGCGCATCGGCGTGCTGCTCGCCGGCCTGCCGCACACCGTGCCCGGCGTCACCATCAACCGCTTCTGCTCCTCGGGCCTGCAGGCCGTGGCCTACGCGGCGGACGCGATCCGCCTGGGCGAGGCCGACCTGATGCTCGCCGGCGGTACCGAGAGCATGAGCATGGTGCCGATGATGGGCCACAAGGTCGCGATGAACCCGGCGATCTTCGACAACGAGCACATCGGCATCGCCTACGGCATGGGCATCACCGCCGAGAACGTCGCCAAGCAATGGAAGGTCAGCCGCGAGGAGCAGGACGCCTTCGCCGCGCGCAGCCACGAGCGCGCGCTGGCCGCGCAGGCCGCCGGTGAGTTCAAGGACGAGATCACCCCGTTCCAGCTCGACGACCATTATCCAGACCTGGCCAATGACACGATCGTCACCGACAGCCGCGTCATCAGCCAGGACGAAGGCCCCCGCCCGGGCAGCACGCCCGACGTGCTGGCCAAGCTCAAGCCGGTCTTCCGCAACGGCCAGTTCGGTGGCAGCGTCACCGCGGGCAATTCCAGCCAGATGTCCGATGGCGCCGGCGCCGTGCTGATCGCCAGCGAGAAGGCCATCAAGGAATACAACCTGCAGCCGCTGGCCCGCTTCGTCGGCTTCGCCGTCGCCGGCGTGCCGCCGGAGGTGATGGGCATCGGTCCCAAGGAAGCGATCCCGCTGGCGCTCAAGCGCACCGGCATCAGTCGTGAGCAGCTCGACTGGATCGAGCTCAACGAAGCCTTCGCCGCCCAGGCGCTGGCCGTGATGAAGGATCTCGAGCTTGACCCGGCCAAGGTCAACCCGCTGGGCGGCGCCATCGCGCTCGGTCACCCGCTCGGTGCCACGGGTGCCGTGCGCGTGGCGACGCTGGTGCACGGCCTGCGCCGGCACAAGCAGAAGTACGGGATGGTCACCATGTGCATCGGCACCGGCATGGGCGCGGCGGGCATCTTCGAAGCGCTCTGA
- a CDS encoding carboxypeptidase-like regulatory domain-containing protein, with product MSKLHSIKTGSIRRGFVAAAAVALFGMAGSAAVHAQATAGEVFGNAPAGSTVLAKSTTTGTQREVQADEKGRYAIRALPIGVYTVTLSENGQPVAKHVNVPVVVGRGIKVDFDGQASATGQQ from the coding sequence ATGAGCAAGCTCCACTCGATCAAAACGGGTTCGATCCGTCGTGGCTTCGTGGCGGCCGCCGCCGTCGCATTGTTCGGCATGGCGGGTTCCGCCGCGGTCCACGCGCAGGCCACGGCCGGCGAAGTGTTCGGCAACGCGCCGGCCGGCAGCACTGTCCTGGCCAAGAGCACGACCACCGGCACCCAGCGCGAGGTCCAGGCTGACGAGAAGGGCCGCTACGCGATCCGTGCGCTGCCGATCGGCGTCTACACGGTGACGCTGTCGGAGAACGGCCAGCCGGTCGCCAAGCACGTCAACGTGCCGGTGGTGGTGGGTCGCGGCATCAAGGTGGACTTCGACGGTCAGGCGTCGGCCACCGGCCAGCAGTAA
- a CDS encoding carboxypeptidase-like regulatory domain-containing protein: MNACSAIRIHRRLAAGALALAVVGVFGALGSATVSANEITTGRVFGRAPAGATVLVSSPEIGIHRTIRANDRGLYRMGWVPVGIYSVTVLDNGQPTVMHPNVQVLVDTGSRVDFGCVHGRCSEVAAN; this comes from the coding sequence ATGAACGCATGCTCTGCAATCCGCATACACCGCCGCCTTGCGGCGGGGGCCTTGGCGCTGGCGGTCGTTGGCGTCTTCGGTGCACTGGGCTCCGCTACGGTTTCGGCCAACGAGATCACGACGGGCAGGGTATTCGGCAGGGCGCCCGCGGGTGCCACCGTGCTGGTCAGCAGTCCCGAGATCGGCATCCATCGCACGATCCGCGCAAATGACCGGGGCCTCTATCGGATGGGCTGGGTGCCGGTAGGCATCTATTCGGTCACGGTGCTCGACAACGGCCAGCCTACGGTCATGCACCCGAATGTGCAGGTGCTCGTGGACACCGGTTCCAGGGTGGATTTTGGTTGTGTCCATGGACGGTGCTCGGAGGTCGCGGCGAACTAA
- a CDS encoding M1 family metallopeptidase produces the protein MRRHLSTAICLALAGLSMAPLGVASAAEVREATTQLPRGVVPSHYDVAVTPHAEKMTFDGQVTITLTVVKPTSSITLNAADLTFSKASLTAEKGKMAFAAPKIAVDGKAQTATFTFDHPIPAGTYRLAMTYAGKIGTQANGLFALDYDTKAGKKRALYTQFENSDARRFIPSWDEPNYKATFTLTATVPTGEMAVSNLPIASKKDLGNGMTEVHFGQSPKMSTYLLFFGLGDFERATLDAEGTEIGVITQKGMIDQAQFALDSSKLVLKEYNDYFGVPYPLPKLDNIAAPGQSQFFSAMENWGAIFTFEYSLLMNPHISTQRDKERVFNVAAHEMAHQWFGDLVTMSWWDDLWLNEGFASWMAARTTQKLHPEWHTELDAVGVREGAMSQDSVVTTHPVVQHVETVEQASQAFDAITYSKGEAVIHMLEGYVGEEAWRTGVRNYIKAHEHGNTVSDDLWKSVQAAAGKPITQIAHDFTLQPGIPMLEVRAAACTNGKTSIALRQGEFTRDRPEKKPLRWHVPVIAQTVGGEPVRMVVDGKATMTVPGCGPVLVNAGQTGYYRTLYAQNNFDALKGQFAKLAPIDQLGLLGDTWALGMAGNEPVSNVLALITATPADADPQVWSEVAGYLSALDNYYRGDQARQQRLRTFALGQLQPVFAKIGWEAKPDESAPTANLRQTLIGVMADLGDEQVINEARRRFAAQKTDPNAVPVALRKTITAIVAQKADQSTWDQLHAQAKSETTPLIKDQLYSMLSIPENDALAQRALDLALTDEPGATNSAGMIRAVGFYHPEMAFDFAVAHREQVNKLVDSTSSSRYYPVLGASSTKPEMIQKIQDYAQKYIAPTSRRVAEQVVANIKYRMMIRKDRLSEIDAWLDKHAG, from the coding sequence ATGCGCCGTCACCTCTCCACCGCAATCTGCCTGGCCCTGGCCGGGCTTTCCATGGCTCCGTTGGGGGTCGCTTCGGCGGCCGAGGTGAGGGAGGCGACGACGCAGTTGCCGCGAGGGGTGGTGCCGTCGCACTACGACGTGGCGGTGACGCCGCATGCGGAGAAGATGACGTTCGATGGCCAGGTGACGATCACCCTGACGGTGGTCAAGCCGACCAGTTCGATCACGCTCAATGCAGCGGACCTGACCTTCTCCAAGGCGTCGCTGACGGCGGAGAAGGGCAAGATGGCGTTTGCCGCGCCGAAGATCGCGGTGGACGGGAAGGCGCAGACCGCGACCTTCACCTTCGACCATCCGATCCCCGCGGGCACCTATCGCCTGGCGATGACCTACGCCGGCAAGATCGGCACCCAGGCCAACGGCCTGTTCGCGCTGGACTACGACACCAAGGCCGGCAAGAAGCGTGCGCTGTACACGCAGTTCGAGAACTCCGACGCGCGCCGCTTCATCCCGTCGTGGGACGAGCCGAACTACAAGGCCACCTTCACCCTGACTGCCACCGTGCCGACCGGCGAGATGGCGGTCAGCAACCTGCCGATCGCTTCGAAGAAGGACCTCGGCAACGGTATGACCGAGGTGCACTTCGGCCAGTCGCCCAAGATGTCGACGTACCTGCTGTTCTTCGGCCTGGGTGATTTCGAGCGCGCGACGCTCGACGCCGAAGGCACCGAGATCGGCGTGATCACGCAGAAGGGCATGATCGACCAGGCGCAGTTCGCGCTGGATTCGTCCAAGCTGGTGCTGAAGGAATACAACGACTACTTCGGCGTGCCGTACCCGCTGCCGAAGCTGGACAACATCGCGGCGCCGGGCCAGAGCCAGTTCTTCTCGGCGATGGAGAACTGGGGCGCGATCTTCACCTTCGAGTATTCGCTGCTGATGAACCCGCATATCTCCACGCAGCGGGACAAGGAACGCGTGTTCAATGTCGCCGCGCACGAGATGGCGCACCAGTGGTTCGGCGACCTGGTGACGATGAGCTGGTGGGACGACCTGTGGCTCAACGAGGGCTTCGCCTCGTGGATGGCGGCGCGTACCACCCAGAAGCTGCACCCGGAATGGCACACCGAGCTGGACGCGGTCGGCGTGCGCGAAGGCGCGATGAGCCAGGATTCGGTCGTCACCACGCATCCGGTGGTGCAGCACGTGGAGACGGTGGAGCAGGCCAGCCAGGCGTTCGACGCGATCACCTATTCCAAGGGCGAGGCGGTGATCCACATGCTGGAAGGCTACGTGGGCGAAGAGGCCTGGCGCACCGGCGTCCGCAACTACATCAAGGCGCACGAGCACGGCAACACGGTGTCGGACGACCTGTGGAAGTCGGTGCAGGCCGCGGCCGGCAAGCCGATCACGCAGATCGCGCACGACTTCACGCTGCAGCCGGGTATTCCGATGCTCGAGGTGCGCGCGGCCGCGTGCACCAATGGCAAGACCAGCATTGCGCTGCGCCAGGGCGAGTTCACCCGTGACCGGCCGGAGAAGAAGCCGCTTCGCTGGCACGTGCCGGTGATCGCCCAGACGGTCGGCGGCGAGCCGGTGCGCATGGTTGTCGACGGCAAGGCCACGATGACTGTGCCGGGATGTGGCCCGGTGCTGGTCAACGCCGGCCAGACCGGCTACTACCGCACGCTCTACGCGCAGAACAACTTCGACGCCTTGAAGGGTCAGTTTGCCAAGCTGGCGCCGATCGACCAGCTCGGCCTGCTGGGCGACACCTGGGCGCTGGGCATGGCCGGCAACGAGCCGGTGTCCAACGTGCTGGCGCTGATCACCGCGACCCCGGCCGACGCCGACCCGCAGGTGTGGTCCGAGGTGGCCGGTTACCTCTCGGCGCTGGACAACTACTACCGCGGCGACCAGGCCCGCCAGCAGCGCCTGCGCACGTTTGCACTGGGCCAGCTGCAGCCGGTGTTCGCCAAGATCGGCTGGGAGGCCAAGCCGGACGAGAGCGCGCCGACCGCCAACCTGCGCCAGACGCTGATCGGCGTGATGGCGGACCTGGGCGATGAGCAGGTGATCAACGAGGCCCGCCGCCGCTTCGCCGCGCAGAAGACCGATCCGAACGCCGTGCCGGTGGCGCTGCGCAAGACCATCACCGCGATCGTCGCGCAGAAGGCGGACCAGTCGACCTGGGACCAGCTGCACGCCCAGGCGAAGTCCGAGACCACGCCGCTGATCAAGGACCAGCTCTACAGCATGCTCTCGATCCCCGAGAACGATGCGCTGGCCCAGCGTGCGCTCGACCTGGCACTCACCGACGAGCCGGGTGCGACCAACAGCGCGGGCATGATCCGTGCGGTGGGCTTCTACCATCCGGAGATGGCGTTCGACTTCGCCGTGGCCCACCGCGAGCAGGTCAACAAGCTGGTCGATTCGACCTCCAGCAGCCGCTACTACCCGGTGCTGGGCGCGAGCTCGACCAAGCCGGAGATGATCCAGAAGATCCAGGACTACGCGCAGAAATACATCGCGCCGACCTCGCGCCGCGTGGCCGAGCAGGTGGTCGCGAACATCAAGTACCGCATGATGATCCGCAAGGATCGCCTGTCGGAAATCGATGCGTGGCTGGACAAGCACGCCGGCTGA
- a CDS encoding Sbal_3080 family lipoprotein, which translates to MKLIFPAIAVLVLGACTSVKVKPVDSHAAMDHVCISNNPAVKVDDFVLVMQDGFQRHGVAAEVFLNDPPSSCEYIVDYTALRSWDFKPYLSHAEIRITQHGRLVASATYHLNGKGGFDMGKWRGTKAKIDPVMDELLAGFHS; encoded by the coding sequence ATGAAGCTCATCTTCCCGGCAATTGCCGTACTCGTGCTTGGCGCATGTACCAGCGTCAAGGTCAAGCCAGTCGATAGTCATGCGGCAATGGATCACGTGTGCATCAGCAACAATCCGGCGGTCAAAGTGGACGACTTCGTCTTGGTGATGCAGGACGGATTTCAGCGGCATGGGGTCGCTGCCGAGGTCTTTCTGAATGACCCGCCCTCTTCGTGCGAATACATCGTGGACTACACCGCTTTGCGGTCGTGGGATTTCAAGCCGTATCTCTCCCATGCAGAGATCCGCATCACCCAGCACGGCCGCCTCGTCGCCTCGGCGACGTATCACCTGAACGGGAAAGGTGGGTTCGACATGGGCAAGTGGCGAGGAACCAAAGCAAAGATCGACCCGGTCATGGACGAGCTGCTCGCCGGATTCCACTCGTGA